One genomic window of Methyloceanibacter sp. wino2 includes the following:
- the ppk2 gene encoding polyphosphate kinase 2 codes for MTDDPNETGRKNMKDWVESELEETLDETLEAELSEPMLSEELREIYKEAHPDALDRRIYLRNLLRLQAELIKMQSWVEATGSKVLIIFEGRDSAGKGGVIKRITQRLNPRTARVVALQKPSEREQTQWYFQRYVPHLPSGGEIVLFDRSWYNRSGVERVMGFASENQVERFFQDVPEFERMLVRNGIIVLKYWLSITDEEQQLRFMIRIHDPMKQWKLSPMDLQSRVRWEQYTKAKEEMFARTSIPEAPWYIVEGNDKKRERLNCIEHLLSKIPYEDVPYDKIELPDRVFSPDYDRKTLSPELYVPKIY; via the coding sequence ATGACCGACGATCCGAATGAGACGGGCCGAAAGAACATGAAGGACTGGGTTGAGTCAGAACTCGAAGAGACTCTCGACGAGACCCTTGAAGCCGAACTCTCCGAGCCGATGCTGAGTGAGGAGCTGCGGGAGATCTACAAAGAGGCCCACCCCGACGCTCTCGACCGGCGCATCTATCTCAGGAATCTCCTCCGTCTCCAGGCAGAGCTCATCAAGATGCAAAGCTGGGTCGAGGCGACCGGTTCCAAGGTTCTGATCATTTTCGAGGGTCGTGACTCCGCCGGCAAAGGCGGCGTCATCAAACGCATCACGCAGCGGCTCAATCCCCGCACCGCCAGAGTGGTCGCTTTGCAGAAACCGTCCGAGCGCGAACAGACGCAGTGGTACTTCCAGCGCTATGTCCCGCACCTTCCATCGGGCGGCGAGATCGTTCTGTTCGACCGCTCCTGGTACAACCGGTCCGGCGTCGAACGCGTCATGGGGTTCGCGAGCGAGAACCAGGTCGAACGGTTCTTTCAGGACGTCCCGGAATTCGAACGCATGCTCGTGCGTAACGGCATCATCGTGTTGAAGTACTGGCTCTCGATCACCGACGAGGAACAGCAGCTGCGGTTCATGATCCGCATCCACGATCCCATGAAGCAATGGAAGCTGTCGCCGATGGACCTGCAGTCGCGCGTCCGCTGGGAGCAGTACACCAAGGCCAAGGAAGAGATGTTCGCGCGCACGAGCATCCCCGAAGCGCCTTGGTACATCGTGGAAGGCAACGACAAGAAGCGCGAACGGCTCAATTGCATCGAGCACCTTCTGTCCAAGATCCCCTATGAGGACGTGCCCTACGACAAGATCGAGCTGCCGGACCGTGTCTTCAGCCCCGACTATGACCGCAAGACACTGTCGCCCGAACTCTACGTGCCAAAGATCTATTAA
- a CDS encoding thermonuclease family protein — protein MRIRALLISVGLAPVVALGALASEALAGACDLPAGETVAVSSVIDGETLELDDGRAVRLLGVLAPSPPADWDGVEPWPFAAQAQEALAELVQGASVSLHFDARQEDRYGRLLAQVFLTRDAEPVWVQEALVAKGLARVAAQPDMSACLDPLLAAEAEAREGRRGVWRSLTYQVRDAHDPKSLGYRRHTYQLVEGKVHGIGEGKTRVYVNFAEDWREDFTVVIKRKRLPVLEAAGLDLMSLPGRRVRVRGWVEWWNGPMIEISHPEEIEILETSSGAG, from the coding sequence ATGCGCATCCGGGCTCTCCTGATCAGTGTCGGACTTGCTCCTGTCGTTGCTCTCGGCGCGCTCGCGTCCGAGGCGTTGGCCGGCGCGTGCGACCTGCCGGCGGGCGAAACGGTAGCGGTATCCTCTGTTATCGACGGAGAGACGCTGGAACTCGATGATGGCCGCGCGGTGCGGCTGCTGGGGGTGCTGGCGCCGTCACCGCCGGCGGATTGGGACGGGGTCGAGCCGTGGCCTTTCGCGGCGCAGGCGCAGGAGGCGCTCGCCGAGTTGGTGCAAGGCGCTTCGGTCAGCCTGCATTTCGATGCGCGGCAGGAGGACCGGTACGGGCGTCTGCTGGCGCAGGTCTTCCTTACCCGCGACGCCGAGCCGGTTTGGGTTCAAGAGGCGCTGGTCGCGAAAGGTCTCGCCCGCGTGGCGGCGCAGCCCGACATGAGCGCCTGCCTCGATCCGCTCCTCGCCGCGGAGGCTGAGGCGCGGGAAGGAAGGCGCGGGGTCTGGCGTTCTCTGACCTATCAGGTCCGCGATGCGCACGATCCCAAGTCGCTCGGCTACCGGCGTCACACCTACCAGCTCGTCGAGGGCAAGGTGCATGGCATCGGCGAGGGAAAGACACGCGTCTACGTCAATTTCGCAGAAGACTGGCGCGAGGATTTCACCGTGGTCATCAAGCGCAAGCGGCTCCCGGTTCTGGAGGCCGCGGGCCTCGACCTGATGAGCTTGCCGGGTCGGCGCGTGCGCGTGCGGGGCTGGGTGGAATGGTGGAACGGCCCGATGATCGAGATCTCACACCCGGAAGAAATCGAGATCCTGGAGACTTCGTCCGGCGCGGGGTGA
- a CDS encoding mechanosensitive ion channel family protein produces the protein MIRRFWHRAALFSTLFLLASGAWADTAKPLLAIDTSSPRATMQTFLDVTQALESAAIKLRSEPGPAAQAEAESLMRKALRTLDLSQVRPSARREIGGDAVVFLVDILRRIDLPPLDSIPDAADFPDGDTPASWTIPGTEITISRVMEGPSKGQFLFSPDTVTRAGEFYDLTKQLPLKMPSQVPNWREAQLQFHGWMIPPDLTRSLPRTLKQPVLDTPIWKIIAAIGIFAVLAVALLLLRQVTKPKPKARALGRYLRRLLLPVAMLIGIFGAEVLITEQVMVLGTFADMVDLFVEIAFYVAAAWVAWLFISILVEWVITSPQIPEKSLDANLLRLLGRVLGILAVASIAAYGAQQLGLPVLGVLAGLGVGGLAVALAAQNSLENLIGGLNLYADRPIRVGDFCDYAGIKGTVEYIGLRSTRIRGADRTVTSVPNSMLAKTQVTNYALRDHLLFRHVLDLRYETTTEQLRTVCNSIRELLSSHPNVSQSLAPPRAHVVCFGEWSIQVEVQAYLDVAPGKFLATQEELLLAIAEIIGETGTTFAFPSQTNYVVTETAGEDSSSPRA, from the coding sequence TTGATTAGAAGATTCTGGCATCGGGCCGCTCTCTTCAGCACGTTGTTTCTTCTCGCAAGCGGGGCTTGGGCCGATACGGCCAAGCCTCTTCTTGCGATCGACACGTCGAGCCCGCGGGCGACGATGCAAACGTTCCTCGACGTCACCCAGGCCCTCGAGTCCGCCGCGATCAAACTGCGTTCCGAACCCGGTCCTGCGGCCCAGGCCGAAGCGGAATCTTTGATGCGCAAGGCGCTCAGAACGCTCGATCTAAGCCAAGTGCGGCCTAGTGCACGGCGCGAAATAGGCGGCGACGCGGTCGTCTTCCTCGTCGATATCTTGCGCCGCATCGACCTTCCTCCTTTGGACTCGATCCCCGATGCCGCCGATTTTCCGGATGGTGACACACCTGCCAGCTGGACCATCCCCGGCACCGAGATCACCATCAGCCGGGTGATGGAGGGGCCGTCGAAAGGGCAATTCCTCTTCAGTCCTGACACAGTCACCAGGGCCGGTGAGTTCTACGACCTAACGAAGCAGCTTCCATTGAAGATGCCCTCTCAGGTGCCGAACTGGCGCGAGGCGCAACTTCAGTTCCACGGCTGGATGATTCCGCCGGATCTGACGCGCTCCTTGCCGCGCACGTTGAAACAGCCCGTTCTCGACACGCCTATATGGAAGATCATTGCCGCGATCGGCATCTTCGCTGTTTTGGCGGTTGCCTTGCTGCTGCTCAGACAGGTCACGAAGCCAAAGCCGAAGGCACGTGCGCTTGGGCGCTATCTGCGCCGCCTCTTGCTGCCCGTTGCCATGTTGATCGGGATCTTCGGCGCCGAGGTGCTGATCACCGAACAAGTCATGGTCCTCGGCACCTTCGCCGACATGGTCGATCTCTTTGTCGAGATCGCGTTCTACGTAGCGGCCGCGTGGGTCGCGTGGCTCTTCATCTCGATCCTCGTGGAATGGGTGATCACGTCGCCCCAGATTCCGGAAAAGAGCTTGGATGCCAATCTCCTCCGGCTGCTCGGCCGTGTCCTTGGGATTTTGGCGGTGGCAAGCATCGCGGCTTATGGCGCGCAACAGTTGGGTCTGCCGGTCCTGGGTGTTTTGGCCGGCCTTGGTGTCGGTGGTCTTGCCGTGGCGCTGGCCGCTCAGAACAGCCTGGAGAATCTGATCGGCGGGCTCAATCTCTACGCGGATCGCCCCATACGCGTCGGTGACTTTTGCGACTATGCCGGCATCAAGGGGACGGTCGAGTACATCGGGCTCCGGTCGACGCGGATACGGGGAGCCGACCGCACCGTAACGTCGGTCCCCAACTCGATGCTCGCCAAGACGCAGGTGACGAACTATGCGCTGCGCGATCACTTGCTGTTCCGGCACGTGCTGGACTTGCGGTACGAGACGACCACCGAACAGCTGCGCACGGTGTGCAACAGCATCCGCGAGCTTTTGTCGTCACATCCGAATGTGAGTCAGAGCCTCGCGCCGCCGCGGGCGCATGTGGTCTGCTTCGGCGAGTGGTCAATTCAGGTCGAAGTCCAGGCCTATCTCGATGTGGCGCCGGGCAAGTTCCTTGCAACACAGGAGGAACTGCTCTTGGCGATCGCCGAGATCATTGGTGAGACCGGCACTACCTTCGCCTTCCCGTCGCAGACCAACTACGTCGTCACAGAGACGGCCGGCGAGGACTCGTCGAGTCCACGGGCGTAG
- a CDS encoding RNA-binding S4 domain-containing protein, which yields MTGQRLDKWLWCARAVKTRSAATRLIADGKVRINGERVRKPSRIVQLGDVITATPPGRLVVWRILDAADRRGPAPLARTLYEDLTPPADETEGGPAGEARVGARPTKKDRRRIDTFRSFWS from the coding sequence GTGACGGGCCAGCGCCTCGACAAATGGCTCTGGTGCGCGCGGGCCGTGAAGACCCGCTCGGCAGCGACCCGTCTCATCGCGGACGGCAAGGTCCGGATCAACGGCGAGCGGGTGCGGAAGCCCAGCCGGATCGTGCAACTCGGCGATGTCATCACGGCAACACCGCCCGGGCGGCTCGTGGTTTGGCGCATCCTCGATGCCGCCGACCGGCGCGGCCCGGCGCCCCTGGCCCGGACCCTCTACGAGGACCTGACCCCGCCGGCCGACGAGACCGAAGGCGGGCCTGCCGGCGAGGCCCGCGTAGGCGCGCGGCCCACCAAGAAGGACCGCCGGCGCATCGACACGTTCCGGTCGTTTTGGAGCTGA
- a CDS encoding ABC transporter substrate-binding protein yields the protein MMNKFACFAITAALGLACSNAFADESCTKITATGHPAYPVIAFKDGDNIAGAAPELVAAIAKTLKVPLESKDMGTWEEAQAATRDGKADLIFGIYYNDERAGYLDYVQPAFMYDDVAVFVLKGKEFPFKDKNDLVGKKGVTNKGESYGNEFDAFMKDKLDVTRTNGIGEAFEALTSGKADYLIAGYYPGTAEAAKDGLKDKVVPLDQALLTAEMFVAFSKKSPCRSLASGFGEGITTLTTDGSFDGMIKDATSTWDKAQTKN from the coding sequence ATGATGAACAAATTTGCTTGTTTCGCTATTACCGCCGCCCTTGGACTTGCCTGCAGCAATGCCTTTGCGGATGAGAGCTGCACCAAGATTACGGCCACGGGCCATCCGGCCTATCCTGTCATCGCGTTCAAGGACGGCGACAACATCGCCGGCGCAGCGCCCGAGCTCGTCGCGGCGATCGCCAAGACCCTCAAGGTGCCGCTCGAGTCGAAAGACATGGGCACCTGGGAAGAAGCGCAAGCTGCAACGCGCGACGGCAAGGCCGATCTCATCTTCGGCATCTACTACAACGATGAGCGTGCCGGTTATCTCGACTACGTCCAACCCGCGTTCATGTACGACGACGTGGCGGTCTTTGTGCTCAAGGGCAAGGAGTTCCCTTTCAAGGACAAGAACGATCTGGTCGGCAAGAAGGGCGTGACGAACAAGGGCGAGAGCTACGGCAACGAGTTCGATGCCTTCATGAAGGACAAGCTCGATGTCACGCGCACGAACGGCATCGGTGAAGCGTTCGAAGCGCTTACGTCGGGGAAGGCCGACTATCTGATCGCGGGCTACTATCCCGGCACCGCCGAGGCGGCAAAGGACGGGTTGAAGGACAAAGTCGTCCCGCTCGACCAGGCATTGCTGACCGCCGAGATGTTCGTTGCCTTCTCCAAGAAGTCGCCGTGCCGGTCTTTGGCCTCAGGCTTCGGCGAGGGCATCACGACCCTGACCACGGACGGCAGTTTCGACGGGATGATCAAGGACGCCACGTCCACCTGGGACAAGGCGCAGACGAAGAACTAG
- a CDS encoding multicopper oxidase family protein: MKKSPEMDRRSFLALAGAGAAGLWLPVGVSALAKSAEATPSTFRIQTARYRLRDAVTENLVSVFPDAPPPVLRMTQGVPFSIDVTNTLEEATTIHWHGLRVPNKMDGVPYLTQFPIQQDETWRYSYTPDDAGVYWYHPHCRTMEQIARGLTGIIVVAERDDPGFDGETVLNLRDFRIGKDDQFMQLYSARAAARAGTFGTVMTANWEQNPVYEHPAGSLVRLRLGATDTTRFYPLTFDGGEGRIIGADGHPLREELPWPTGEAPILVAPGQRLDVALRMPDTEGEEIVVTYRSLQKTRKLATLRATGSSLGRSLDELTPLPPNDVPDFDPRGLEVVEMVFGWSPDGLKPNNGFCGSFGYTFWSIDRKPWPGDAAKGIAPVAELKLGKAYVLRLRNSSPNRHPIHLHGQVFRPLRSNKRVLPSNWTDTVVLDKEETIDIGFVADNPGDWAFHCHVIEHQKSGLAGFIRVS; encoded by the coding sequence ATGAAAAAGAGTCCGGAGATGGATCGCCGGTCGTTCCTGGCGCTGGCCGGGGCAGGCGCGGCTGGCCTTTGGCTCCCGGTTGGCGTCTCGGCGCTTGCCAAGTCCGCCGAGGCGACGCCATCGACATTTCGGATCCAGACCGCGCGCTACCGTCTGCGCGACGCGGTGACCGAGAATCTGGTCAGCGTGTTTCCCGACGCGCCGCCGCCGGTCTTGCGTATGACGCAAGGGGTGCCGTTCTCGATCGATGTGACGAACACGCTGGAGGAGGCCACGACGATCCATTGGCATGGCTTGCGCGTGCCGAACAAGATGGATGGCGTTCCGTATCTCACCCAGTTTCCGATCCAACAGGACGAAACCTGGCGCTACAGCTACACGCCTGACGATGCCGGGGTGTACTGGTATCACCCCCATTGCCGCACCATGGAGCAGATCGCGCGCGGGCTCACCGGGATCATCGTCGTCGCGGAAAGGGACGACCCCGGGTTCGACGGGGAGACGGTCCTGAACCTGCGCGACTTCCGCATAGGCAAGGACGATCAGTTCATGCAGCTCTATTCGGCGCGGGCGGCCGCGCGCGCCGGCACGTTCGGCACGGTGATGACGGCGAACTGGGAACAGAACCCGGTCTACGAGCATCCGGCCGGTTCGCTGGTGCGCCTGCGCCTCGGCGCGACCGACACCACGCGCTTTTATCCGCTCACCTTCGACGGCGGGGAGGGACGCATTATCGGCGCTGACGGCCATCCGTTGCGCGAGGAGTTGCCGTGGCCGACCGGGGAGGCGCCCATCCTGGTCGCGCCGGGACAGCGGCTCGACGTGGCGCTGCGGATGCCGGACACCGAAGGCGAGGAGATCGTGGTGACCTACCGGTCCCTCCAGAAGACGCGGAAGCTGGCGACGCTGCGTGCGACGGGATCAAGCCTCGGCCGCTCGCTCGATGAGTTGACGCCGCTACCGCCCAACGACGTCCCCGACTTCGATCCGAGGGGGCTGGAAGTGGTGGAGATGGTTTTCGGCTGGTCGCCAGACGGATTGAAGCCGAACAACGGCTTTTGCGGTTCGTTCGGCTATACGTTCTGGTCCATCGACCGCAAGCCTTGGCCCGGTGACGCGGCCAAGGGGATCGCGCCGGTCGCGGAGCTGAAGCTCGGCAAGGCCTATGTCCTGCGCTTACGCAATTCGAGCCCGAACCGGCACCCGATCCATCTCCACGGTCAGGTGTTTCGCCCCTTGCGTTCGAACAAGCGCGTGCTGCCGTCCAACTGGACCGACACGGTCGTCCTGGACAAGGAAGAGACCATCGACATCGGCTTCGTGGCCGACAACCCGGGCGATTGGGCCTTCCACTGCCACGTGATCGAGCACCAGAAATCCGGCCTCGCGGGTTTCATCCGCGTGAGCTGA
- a CDS encoding CarD family transcriptional regulator: MVSETAPTGRRQRPRRWPKSTQTSSSALVPTRPTTFKQRGEHMAEKKRPQQRNGFRTNEYIVYPAHGVGRITSIEEQEIAGAKLELFVISFDKDKMTLRVPTTKLESVGMRKLSEDKIVKKALTTLKGKARVKRTMWSRRAQEYEAKINSGDLISIAEVVRDLYRSEAQPEQSYSERQLYEAALDRMARELAAVEKLDEESAVAKIDDILAKSARTIKAAAEAAEAGKAAA; this comes from the coding sequence ATTGTCAGCGAGACCGCCCCCACCGGGCGACGCCAGCGACCCCGTCGCTGGCCGAAATCGACGCAGACAAGCTCAAGCGCCTTGGTTCCGACGCGCCCCACGACTTTCAAACAGCGAGGCGAGCATATGGCGGAAAAGAAGAGACCCCAGCAGCGGAACGGTTTTCGGACGAACGAATACATCGTGTACCCGGCCCATGGCGTGGGCCGCATCACGTCCATCGAAGAGCAGGAGATCGCCGGCGCGAAGCTCGAGCTGTTCGTGATCAGCTTCGACAAGGACAAGATGACCCTTCGGGTGCCGACCACGAAGCTCGAGAGCGTCGGCATGCGCAAGCTTTCCGAAGACAAGATCGTCAAGAAGGCCCTGACCACGCTGAAGGGCAAGGCCCGCGTGAAGCGCACCATGTGGTCGCGCCGCGCCCAGGAGTACGAAGCCAAGATCAACTCCGGCGATCTGATTTCCATCGCCGAGGTGGTCCGCGACCTGTACCGGTCCGAGGCTCAGCCGGAGCAGTCCTACTCGGAGCGTCAGCTCTATGAAGCTGCGCTCGACCGTATGGCGCGCGAACTGGCCGCCGTCGAGAAGCTGGACGAGGAAAGCGCCGTCGCCAAGATCGACGACATCCTCGCGAAGTCGGCGCGCACGATCAAGGCCGCCGCCGAGGCCGCCGAGGCCGGGAAAGCCGCCGCCTAA
- the fdxA gene encoding ferredoxin FdxA yields MTYVVTDLCIVCKYTDCVEVCPVDCFYEGENMLVIHPDECIDCGVCEPECPADAIKPDTEPDLEKWLDVNREYAEIWPNLTTKKPAMEGADDKVSEQGKFEKYFSAEPGEGD; encoded by the coding sequence ATGACATACGTCGTCACGGATTTATGCATTGTATGCAAGTACACCGACTGCGTTGAGGTGTGCCCCGTGGACTGCTTCTACGAGGGCGAAAACATGCTCGTCATTCATCCGGACGAGTGCATCGACTGCGGCGTTTGCGAGCCGGAATGCCCCGCGGACGCCATCAAGCCGGACACCGAACCCGATCTCGAGAAGTGGCTCGACGTGAACCGCGAGTACGCCGAGATCTGGCCGAACCTGACGACGAAGAAGCCGGCCATGGAAGGCGCGGACGACAAGGTGTCCGAGCAGGGCAAATTCGAGAAGTACTTCTCCGCGGAGCCCGGCGAGGGCGATTAG
- a CDS encoding winged helix-turn-helix domain-containing protein: MAQPRPFPRLRIMVRPGLVLGPGKVDLLETIERVGSISAAGRELGMSYRRAWLLVSALNEMFGKMLVSTSPGGSGGGGAQVTDFGRAVIDAYRRADARSNQAMQEEFARIGHDMRDD; the protein is encoded by the coding sequence ATGGCTCAGCCGCGTCCTTTTCCCCGGCTCCGCATCATGGTGCGGCCGGGCCTCGTGCTGGGGCCCGGAAAAGTGGATCTGCTCGAAACAATCGAGCGCGTGGGCTCCATCTCTGCCGCAGGGCGCGAACTCGGCATGTCCTACCGGCGTGCATGGCTTCTCGTCAGCGCACTCAACGAGATGTTCGGCAAGATGCTCGTAAGCACGTCGCCCGGCGGCTCAGGCGGAGGCGGCGCGCAAGTCACCGACTTCGGCCGAGCGGTCATCGACGCGTATCGGCGCGCGGACGCGCGATCCAATCAAGCCATGCAAGAAGAGTTCGCCCGCATCGGGCAC